A genome region from Portunus trituberculatus isolate SZX2019 chromosome 40, ASM1759143v1, whole genome shotgun sequence includes the following:
- the LOC123516235 gene encoding run domain Beclin-1-interacting and cysteine-rich domain-containing protein-like isoform X2: MCFHVPWSVSSCYLFIHRCQSYLHPSSPAGLVWFSGSPSSERKRFMEDGGHSITPAADNGFFPRPQPGQSLIEFLSSEEFHKQHAALDKENAHFNISEAVIAALTQMQFNAWHQKFSSGPGAPEDSDEEIRNLQAQIQEKRRQKLSGATATPSMTTTPILANPEDNRWFYGSPPKPESTTDCSGNESPPSSYYNSESDLVSDTEDFGQESEDLEDTPTESSISSTKARKTSFDLTSAEKVAINLLKNFNEQRLPKASELEWLVTEEEAPQKLLPLPTSIAVGPEDGCVISPTKVLPQPQLRGTSDWAPPRPQLILTLLTSTKRSAMMKTQDWRCAGCGMKVSEHLSRHFRFCNYLGRYFCTTCHSNQTTIIPARVIQKWDFKPYPVSNFSMELIESMKSDPLFNVSALNCGLYKKCRNLQQTRIYRLQLYYALPYINTCSRANNEKKLMYNRPQHWASDPQAYSLEDLISAKNGSFVGEVKKITKLYINHIAKCQVCAGQGFICEICGEGEPIFPFQLDSTALCATCSACYHVGCFCPLRCPRCIRRETRHLTEEAP, from the exons ATGTGTTTTCATGTTCCGTGGTCAGTAAGCTCATGTTACCTGTTTATACACCGCTGCCAGTCGTACCTGCATCCCAGTTCCCCAGCAGGCCTGGTGTGGTTCTCAGGAAGTCCCTCATCAG AGAGGAAGCGCTTCATGGAGGACGGCGGCCACAGCATAACTCCTGCAGCTGACAATGGATTCTTTCCGCGGCCTCAGCCTGGTCAGAGTCTCATAGAATTTCTTTCTTCTGAGGAATTTCACAAGCAGCATGCTGCACTTGACAAAGAAAATGCACACTTCAATATATCTGAGGCTGTGATTGCTGCTCTAACACAG ATGCAGTTCAATGCATGGCACCAAAAATTTAGTTCAGGTCCTGGTGCACCAGAAGACAGTGATGAAGAAATACGCAACCTTCAAGCTCaaattcaagaaaaaagaagacagaaactCTCGGGTGCTACAGCAACACCTTCCATGACCACAACACCCATCCTGGCAAACCCTGAAGACAACAGATGGTTTTATGGCTCACCTCCCAAGCCAGAAA GTACAACTGACTGTAGTGGCAATGAGTCACCACCCAGCTCATACTACAATAGTGAGTCAGATCTTGTATCAGACACAGAAGATTTTGGCCAGGAATCTGAAGACTTGGAAG ACACACCCACCGAGTCGTCCATTTCATCGACTAAAGCCAGAAAGACATCTTTTGACCTCACATCAGCAGAAAAGGTTGCCATCAATTTATTAAAGAATTTCAATGAACAGAGACTTCCCAAAGCCTCTGAATTGGAGTGGTTGGTGACTGAAGAAGAAGCTCCTCAAAAG CTGCTGCCATTACCAACTAGTATTGCTGTTGGCCCTGAAGATGGATGTGTAATATCACCCACAAAAGTCCTGCCACAGCCTCAGCTGCGGGGTACGTCAGACTGGGCTCCACCTCGACCTCAGCTCATCCTTACACTTCTCACCTCCACTAA GAGATCTGCAATGATGAAGACTCAAGACTGGCGATGTGCTGgctgtgggatgaaggtgtccGAGCACCTCAGCAGACATTTCCGCTTCTGTAACTACCTTGGCCGCTATTTTTGCACCACATGCCACAGCAATCAGACCACCATTATTCCTGCCAGAGTAATACAGAAATGGGATTTTAAACC ATACCCAGTTTCAAACTTTTCCATGGAATTAATTGAAAGCATGAAAAGTGATCCACTGTTTAATGTGAGTGCTCTTAACTGTGGCTTATACAAAAAGTGCCGGAATCTACAACAGACTCGTATTTATCGGTTACAACTCTACTATGCATTACCATACATCAACACTTGCAGCCGAGCAAACAA TGAGAAGAAATTAATGTATAATAGACCCCAACACTGGGCAAGTGATCCACAAGCATACTCGCTGGAAGACCTGATATCTGCAAAGAATGGTTCCTTTGTAGGAGAAGTGAAGAAGATAACCAAACTATACATCAATCACATAGCAAAGTGTCAG GTCTGTGCCGGCCAAGGCTTTATATGTGAAATCTGCGGAGAAGGGGAGCCAATATTTCCATTCCAGTTGGATTCTACGGCATTATGTGCTACTTGCAGTGCATGCTATCATGTTGGCTGCTTCTGTCCTCTTCGGTGCCCCCGTTGTATTCGACGAGAAACAAGACACTTAACAGAGGAAGCTCCTTAG
- the LOC123516154 gene encoding dual oxidase maturation factor 1-like isoform X1, whose product MRGWFDGFRSDGGPTLYAYSNRTSVYGDIPTITICILFLTVFLAFLTIFPGVRKEKFSTFCTVTLSLLTGIVICVCNVGSSWHVADGVIRSSYRAFSSHKIDATLGVAIGLDHANVTMRVIPQHNRSLDINFNERFTWVKPTDMRQRYREALVKGLPYPILTVAEYLAVDNEGFAWGRYYRTSGYYCSIFLWSAFTSWLLMNVLLVNVPRYGAYTMIVTGLLMGFACLIFYLLMPPKPLDIRFEDVTLTFRLGWCFWLTLVVGCLVTVCGLVISMVDCIYPHKFSTILEVDFDTPYDRHIIIEDSHDTRKRRFKIPRLEEPLNAGLNAGSRLLRRLSKRGGKEATTEEPEPNRPSPGVDNHAFEMEPPKTHWKYPNFIMRTDSKKSTKSVNFRSASQRSQQFLDIPQLPDYEEKVKPFQRSDSKQSSMSSISVASSPKSVNFEEPTLPGPSVHPSGTEVEPVVVSILRQDSSQSVASSSSSFGLGMLTRGQSINTAPAGSSEENEHQPVTRNNSGNIIVFHRTDSRGQLQRLNGEVVEIQTDDSTDVW is encoded by the exons ATGCGTGGCTGGTTCGACGGGTTCCGGTCAGATGGCGGCCCCACCTTGTACGCCTACAGTAACCGCACCAGCGTGTACGGCGAcatccccaccatcaccatctgtaTCCTCTTCCTCACCGTCTTCCTCGCCTTCCTCACCATCTTCCCTGGAGTCAGAAAAGAG AAATTCTCCACATTCTGCACAGTAACCCTCAGTCTTCTCACCGGCATCGTCATATGTG tgTGTAATGTGGGGTCGTCATGGCACGTGGCGGATGGCGTCATCAGATCGTCCTACCGAGCCTTCTCTTCTCATAAAATCGACGCTACTCTGGGCGTTGCCATTGGCCTTGACCACGCCAACGTCACCATGCGCGTCATCCCACAGCACAACCGAAGCCTTGACATCAACTTTAACGAGCGATTCACCTGGGTGAAGCCAACCGACATGCGCCAACGGTACCGCGAGGCGCTGGTCAAGGGCCTCCCCTATCCCATCCTGACGGTGGCGGAGTACCTCGCCGTGGACAACGAAGGCTTCGCTTGGGGTCGTTACTACCGCACCTCCGGCTATTATTGCAGCATATTCCTGTG GTCGGCGTTCACCTCGTGGCTGCTGATGAACGTGTTGCTGGTGAACGTGCCTCGCTACGGCGCCTACACCATGATAGTCACGGGGCTACTCATGGGGTTCGCCTGCCTCATCTTCTACCTGCTCATGCCTCCCAAGCCTCTCGACATCCGCTTCGAGGACGTGACGCTCACCTTCCGCCTGGGCTGGTGCTTCTGGCTCACGCTGGTGGTCG GCTGCTTGGTGACGGTGTGCGGCCTCGTCATCTCTATGGTGGACTGTATCTATCCCCATAAGTTCTCTACTATTTTAGAAGTTGACTTCGACACCCCGTACGATCGTCACATCATCATCGAGGACTCGCACGACACCAGAAAGAGGAGATTCAAGATCCCTCGACTGGAGGAGCCTCTCAACGCAGGCCTCAACGCTGGCTCCAGATTGCTGCGTCGCCTCTCCAAACGAGGAGGCAAGGAGGCCACCACAGAAGAACCTGAGCCCAATAGACCTTCTCCCGGCGTCGACAACCACGCATTTGAGATGGAACCTCCGAAGACCCATTGGAAGTATCCCAACTTTATTATGAGAACAGACTCCAAAAAGTCCACCAAGTCTGTCAACTTCCGCTCAGCATCCCAGCGGTCCCAACAGTTCCTAGACATTCCGCAGCTGCCGGACTACGAGGAGAAGGTGAAGCCATTCCAGCGGTCTGATTCAAAGCAGAGCAGCATGTCTTCCATATCAGTTGCGTCGTCGCCCAAGAGCGTCAACTTCGAAGAGCCGACACTGCCAGGGCCCAGCGTCCACCCTAGCGGCACAGAGGTCGAGCCGGTGGTAGTGTCCATCCTGCGACAAGACTCCAGCCAGTCTGTcgcttcatcttcgtcttcatttGGTCTTGGGATGCTAACCAGAGGCCAGAGCATCAACACAGCTCCCGCAGGCTCCAGCGAGGAGAATGAGCATCAGCCGGTCACCAGGAACAACTCCGGCAACATTATTGTGTTCCACCGCACAGATTCCCGCGGTCAGCTACAGAG ATTAAACGGCGAGGTGGTGGAGATCCAGACGGACGATTCGACGGACGTGTGGTGA
- the LOC123516235 gene encoding run domain Beclin-1-interacting and cysteine-rich domain-containing protein-like isoform X1 yields the protein MEHPSLSQESDANKCLMEDAGSGPLRNKEGKSQIISEHIKIEGPPRCHNSKAVGIPMSRESPDGSSDSCEWPATSPANHSAILMADGSPYPSRNDLPSESSLLHNRNIGKITGARPKEVFPAQRLKHEFSDRSDDSTRPDNSISPSLLEVHYEQDSGCYHSHTSIHRRRESQEFKAPQGRHRSGSGKTVHVVTDSDQDSDDTAKGIQPLSLRRRRRQPPFQQVSSLSVKSLVDSRGVLQSGADHHGTKEKHGADLLVPCMLCDSVEDCCHKGNDFRATSQSLAKSHSTVVTCTSSEKCVEGPPLMSAPMPVSPTADAPDGIAASAPAHSMRRFSISSKSKMKKKKTHSRSRSDGSKEIVNNLQFTHSNTDPDLEKTLSSSNCIPVPERKRFMEDGGHSITPAADNGFFPRPQPGQSLIEFLSSEEFHKQHAALDKENAHFNISEAVIAALTQMQFNAWHQKFSSGPGAPEDSDEEIRNLQAQIQEKRRQKLSGATATPSMTTTPILANPEDNRWFYGSPPKPESTTDCSGNESPPSSYYNSESDLVSDTEDFGQESEDLEDTPTESSISSTKARKTSFDLTSAEKVAINLLKNFNEQRLPKASELEWLVTEEEAPQKLLPLPTSIAVGPEDGCVISPTKVLPQPQLRGTSDWAPPRPQLILTLLTSTKRSAMMKTQDWRCAGCGMKVSEHLSRHFRFCNYLGRYFCTTCHSNQTTIIPARVIQKWDFKPYPVSNFSMELIESMKSDPLFNVSALNCGLYKKCRNLQQTRIYRLQLYYALPYINTCSRANNEKKLMYNRPQHWASDPQAYSLEDLISAKNGSFVGEVKKITKLYINHIAKCQVCAGQGFICEICGEGEPIFPFQLDSTALCATCSACYHVGCFCPLRCPRCIRRETRHLTEEAP from the exons ATGGAGCATCCCAGCTTGTCTCAAGAGTCAGATGCTAATAAATGCTTAATGGAAGACGCAGGATCTGGACCTCTCAGGAATAAGGAGGGAAAGTCTCAGATTATCAGCGAACATATAAAGATTGAAGGCCCACCTAGATGCCACAATTCAAAAGCTGTGGGCATCCCCATGTCTAGGGAAAGTCCAGATGGCAGCTCTGATAGCTGTGAATGGCCAGCTACAAGTCCTGCAAATCACTCAGCAATACTCATGGCAGATGGTTCCCCCTATCCATCCCGTAATGACTTGCCTTCCGAGTCCAGTTTGCTTCACAATAGAAATATTGGTAAAATTACTGGTGCAAGGCCTAAAGAAGTTTTCCCAGCTCAGAGACTAAAGCATGAGTTCTCTGACAGAAGTGATGATAGCACTAGACCAGATAATAGTATATCCCCCAGCTTGCTAGAGGTGCATTATGAACAGGACAGCGGTTGCTATCATTCTCACACAAGTATTCATAGAAGACGAGAATCTCAAGAGTTCAAGGCGCCTCAAGGTAGGCATCGTTCTGGCAGTGGCAAGACGGTGCATGTTGTTACAGACAGTGACCAGGACAGTGACGATACAGCCAAAGGAATCCAACCACTCTCTttacgaaggagaagaaggcagcCGCCATTCCAGCAAGTTTCATCTTTATCTGTGAAATCGTTAGTTGACAGTCGAGGAGTTCTGCAGAGTGGCGCTGACCACCATGGCACAAAAGAGAAACATGGTGCAGATCTCCTCGTGCCATGTATGCTTTGTGATAGTGTGGAAGATTGTTGTCACAAGGGAAATGATTTCAGAGCAACATCACAAAGCTTGGCAAAATCACATTCCACAGTAGTGACTTGCACTTCCTCTGAGAAGTGTGTTGAAGGCCCTCCACTAATGTCAGCACCTATGCCTGTTAGTCCAACTGCAGACGCTCCGGATGGCATAGCTGCCAGTGCACCTGCACACAGTATGAGACGTTTCTCAATATCAAGTAAgagtaaaatgaagaagaagaagactcacAGTCGTTCACGATCTGATGGATCCAAGGAAATAGTTAATAACTTGCAGTTCACTCATTCAAATACAGACCCAGATCTTGAGAAGACGTTAAGCTCCTCCAACTGCATACCTGTTCCAGAGAGGAAGCGCTTCATGGAGGACGGCGGCCACAGCATAACTCCTGCAGCTGACAATGGATTCTTTCCGCGGCCTCAGCCTGGTCAGAGTCTCATAGAATTTCTTTCTTCTGAGGAATTTCACAAGCAGCATGCTGCACTTGACAAAGAAAATGCACACTTCAATATATCTGAGGCTGTGATTGCTGCTCTAACACAG ATGCAGTTCAATGCATGGCACCAAAAATTTAGTTCAGGTCCTGGTGCACCAGAAGACAGTGATGAAGAAATACGCAACCTTCAAGCTCaaattcaagaaaaaagaagacagaaactCTCGGGTGCTACAGCAACACCTTCCATGACCACAACACCCATCCTGGCAAACCCTGAAGACAACAGATGGTTTTATGGCTCACCTCCCAAGCCAGAAA GTACAACTGACTGTAGTGGCAATGAGTCACCACCCAGCTCATACTACAATAGTGAGTCAGATCTTGTATCAGACACAGAAGATTTTGGCCAGGAATCTGAAGACTTGGAAG ACACACCCACCGAGTCGTCCATTTCATCGACTAAAGCCAGAAAGACATCTTTTGACCTCACATCAGCAGAAAAGGTTGCCATCAATTTATTAAAGAATTTCAATGAACAGAGACTTCCCAAAGCCTCTGAATTGGAGTGGTTGGTGACTGAAGAAGAAGCTCCTCAAAAG CTGCTGCCATTACCAACTAGTATTGCTGTTGGCCCTGAAGATGGATGTGTAATATCACCCACAAAAGTCCTGCCACAGCCTCAGCTGCGGGGTACGTCAGACTGGGCTCCACCTCGACCTCAGCTCATCCTTACACTTCTCACCTCCACTAA GAGATCTGCAATGATGAAGACTCAAGACTGGCGATGTGCTGgctgtgggatgaaggtgtccGAGCACCTCAGCAGACATTTCCGCTTCTGTAACTACCTTGGCCGCTATTTTTGCACCACATGCCACAGCAATCAGACCACCATTATTCCTGCCAGAGTAATACAGAAATGGGATTTTAAACC ATACCCAGTTTCAAACTTTTCCATGGAATTAATTGAAAGCATGAAAAGTGATCCACTGTTTAATGTGAGTGCTCTTAACTGTGGCTTATACAAAAAGTGCCGGAATCTACAACAGACTCGTATTTATCGGTTACAACTCTACTATGCATTACCATACATCAACACTTGCAGCCGAGCAAACAA TGAGAAGAAATTAATGTATAATAGACCCCAACACTGGGCAAGTGATCCACAAGCATACTCGCTGGAAGACCTGATATCTGCAAAGAATGGTTCCTTTGTAGGAGAAGTGAAGAAGATAACCAAACTATACATCAATCACATAGCAAAGTGTCAG GTCTGTGCCGGCCAAGGCTTTATATGTGAAATCTGCGGAGAAGGGGAGCCAATATTTCCATTCCAGTTGGATTCTACGGCATTATGTGCTACTTGCAGTGCATGCTATCATGTTGGCTGCTTCTGTCCTCTTCGGTGCCCCCGTTGTATTCGACGAGAAACAAGACACTTAACAGAGGAAGCTCCTTAG
- the LOC123516154 gene encoding uncharacterized protein LOC123516154 isoform X2: protein MVILQCVRTQAFGWEDIHEEVCNVGSSWHVADGVIRSSYRAFSSHKIDATLGVAIGLDHANVTMRVIPQHNRSLDINFNERFTWVKPTDMRQRYREALVKGLPYPILTVAEYLAVDNEGFAWGRYYRTSGYYCSIFLWSAFTSWLLMNVLLVNVPRYGAYTMIVTGLLMGFACLIFYLLMPPKPLDIRFEDVTLTFRLGWCFWLTLVVGCLVTVCGLVISMVDCIYPHKFSTILEVDFDTPYDRHIIIEDSHDTRKRRFKIPRLEEPLNAGLNAGSRLLRRLSKRGGKEATTEEPEPNRPSPGVDNHAFEMEPPKTHWKYPNFIMRTDSKKSTKSVNFRSASQRSQQFLDIPQLPDYEEKVKPFQRSDSKQSSMSSISVASSPKSVNFEEPTLPGPSVHPSGTEVEPVVVSILRQDSSQSVASSSSSFGLGMLTRGQSINTAPAGSSEENEHQPVTRNNSGNIIVFHRTDSRGQLQRLNGEVVEIQTDDSTDVW from the exons ATGGTGATCCTCCAATGTGTGAGGACGCAAGCATTCGGCTGGGAGGATATACACGAGGAAG tgTGTAATGTGGGGTCGTCATGGCACGTGGCGGATGGCGTCATCAGATCGTCCTACCGAGCCTTCTCTTCTCATAAAATCGACGCTACTCTGGGCGTTGCCATTGGCCTTGACCACGCCAACGTCACCATGCGCGTCATCCCACAGCACAACCGAAGCCTTGACATCAACTTTAACGAGCGATTCACCTGGGTGAAGCCAACCGACATGCGCCAACGGTACCGCGAGGCGCTGGTCAAGGGCCTCCCCTATCCCATCCTGACGGTGGCGGAGTACCTCGCCGTGGACAACGAAGGCTTCGCTTGGGGTCGTTACTACCGCACCTCCGGCTATTATTGCAGCATATTCCTGTG GTCGGCGTTCACCTCGTGGCTGCTGATGAACGTGTTGCTGGTGAACGTGCCTCGCTACGGCGCCTACACCATGATAGTCACGGGGCTACTCATGGGGTTCGCCTGCCTCATCTTCTACCTGCTCATGCCTCCCAAGCCTCTCGACATCCGCTTCGAGGACGTGACGCTCACCTTCCGCCTGGGCTGGTGCTTCTGGCTCACGCTGGTGGTCG GCTGCTTGGTGACGGTGTGCGGCCTCGTCATCTCTATGGTGGACTGTATCTATCCCCATAAGTTCTCTACTATTTTAGAAGTTGACTTCGACACCCCGTACGATCGTCACATCATCATCGAGGACTCGCACGACACCAGAAAGAGGAGATTCAAGATCCCTCGACTGGAGGAGCCTCTCAACGCAGGCCTCAACGCTGGCTCCAGATTGCTGCGTCGCCTCTCCAAACGAGGAGGCAAGGAGGCCACCACAGAAGAACCTGAGCCCAATAGACCTTCTCCCGGCGTCGACAACCACGCATTTGAGATGGAACCTCCGAAGACCCATTGGAAGTATCCCAACTTTATTATGAGAACAGACTCCAAAAAGTCCACCAAGTCTGTCAACTTCCGCTCAGCATCCCAGCGGTCCCAACAGTTCCTAGACATTCCGCAGCTGCCGGACTACGAGGAGAAGGTGAAGCCATTCCAGCGGTCTGATTCAAAGCAGAGCAGCATGTCTTCCATATCAGTTGCGTCGTCGCCCAAGAGCGTCAACTTCGAAGAGCCGACACTGCCAGGGCCCAGCGTCCACCCTAGCGGCACAGAGGTCGAGCCGGTGGTAGTGTCCATCCTGCGACAAGACTCCAGCCAGTCTGTcgcttcatcttcgtcttcatttGGTCTTGGGATGCTAACCAGAGGCCAGAGCATCAACACAGCTCCCGCAGGCTCCAGCGAGGAGAATGAGCATCAGCCGGTCACCAGGAACAACTCCGGCAACATTATTGTGTTCCACCGCACAGATTCCCGCGGTCAGCTACAGAG ATTAAACGGCGAGGTGGTGGAGATCCAGACGGACGATTCGACGGACGTGTGGTGA